The sequence TCTTCTGCAGAACCATAGCAGAAATCTCCTGTGGAGTGTACTTACGACCGTTGATGTCAACACGTGGGTAGCCACCCTCGTTAACTACAGTATATGGTACACGACCAATCTCTTTCTCGGTCTGCTGCCAATTCTCACCCATGAAACGCTTAATAGAGTAAACAGTGTTCTTAGGATTAGTGATGGCCTGACGCTTAGCAGGGTCACCGATCTTACGCTCACCGTTATCAACAAAACCAACTACTGAAGGTGTTGTACGCTTACCCTCGCTGTTGGCAATTACTACTGGCTCGTTACCCTCGAATACGGCAACACAGCTGTTGGTAGTTCCTAAATCGATTCCAATAATCTTTCCCATAATTCTTATATTTTTTTAATTTATACTCAATTTGTCACAATCGGGAGTGCAAAGCATGTGCCAAAATGTCCTTTTATGATAAAAATGTTTTTTATTACGTCATTTTGGCACAAAATATTTGGATATTCATCCGAAAAAGTCTATCTTTGCACACAGAATTCTATATTAAAACAATCGGTCATGATGAAAAAAACGTTTTTAACTGCCTGTATGGCGTTTGCCTTTATGGCAGCCTCGGCTCAGACCAACTCTTATATTGTAAAGACTAAGGGCGCTACCAAGAGTGCTCAGAATCATATGGCAGACGAGATTGCCGAAGCGATGGAGGAGGATGAGGAGAGTGCTAAGGACTTCATCAGCCAGAACTTCCGCTTCCACAGTTTGTGCGATTGGGAGGAAGGTATGAAGTTTATGGTGATGCCTGATAAGTACGACCTGGTGGTGAAAACTTTTACTGAAACTGCCACGGGCAAGAATGTGAGCAATCTCACATTGAAGTATAAAATCATGATCTATAAAGGCCATTCGGAGAGTAAGGATGGTCATGCCCTGATTAACTTCCAGTGTCAGGATGATGGCAAATCCTATTATTACGAGATAGATTACGGCACCTTTGAGGACTATTGCTTCCAGAAAACGGGTGTGCCCACATTGGCCTATCTGGGCGATGTGGATATTGCCAAGGAGAAGCTGATGGATAAGATGCTGTACACCAAGACCAAGCTTTACCGTATGGATACCGAGTATGATGGCGAGGGCTATCAGGAGGTGCTGGTTGACCAGGATATGGTGGTTAAGGTAGTGGCTGTAGGTGTTGGCTCGCGTAATTTCCCTGTTAAAATCGTGGTCGAGGATAAGGATGGCAACCAGTTCTATCAGAACGTAACGATGTCGAGAACCAACTGTGGACTGCGCGACGATGAGTTGGCAGGTGAAGATGCTCGATTCTTGTTTAATAACTCGTTTGAGTTGCAGGACGACATCATGTCAATCAGCAGTCGTAACTACAAGCTGTTTATTGGTAAGGTGGTACACACCAAGATTCCTGTAAAGATGCTGAACGAGGTTACCAGCAAGCAGCAGGCAATACCACGTTTGGCTGAGTACAAGATTGAATCGATTACGCCCCACAAGAGCGATAATATGGCTACCGTTAAGCTGAAGAATACCACCCTTGGTACCTACTTCTATTCCGAGTGCTTCCTTGATCAGTATCAGAGCGAGGCTCATCCCGATCAGTTCTTCGGTTTGATATTTGCTCCTGGTCCTGGTAAGAAGGTTGTAACCAGCGAAGCCAGTCGTGCTATGATTCGTGCCGGACACGTAGGTGTCGGTATGAGCGAGGACGAGGTTCAGATGGCAGCTGGTGAGCCCGATAAGGTCGAGCCCGGACAGGGTGGACAGTACTTCTGGGTGTTTAACCGCTCGAACGATAAACTGCTGTATGTAGAGTTCGACGGAACGGGTGTGGTTAAGAAAACCAGCGTAAAGGATATGAACGAAGGCACTGGTAAGAAAAAGAAGAAGCCTCAGCCAGTAAAGGGTTGGATGGGTGGTAAAGCCGATCCAACAGCCGAATAAACAATTATCCCAGCCAAGCGGCTGGGATAATTGTTTTTATTATTTCTTGTCAGCGATAGCTTCCATAATCTTTGCTTCGAGTTCCTCGCAAAGCTCTGGATTATCCTTGAGCAGCGCTTTTACTGCATCACGGCCCTGAGCCAACTTCGAGTCGCCATAGCTGAACCATGAACCACTCTTCTTGATAATCTCGTACTCAACACCCAGATCTACAATCTCGCCAATCTTTGAGATGCCCTCGCCAAAGGTAATCTCGAATTCGGCCTTGCGGAATGGGGGAGCTACCTTATTCTTAATCACCTTTACGCGTACCTGGTTACCAATGATGTTGTCGCCATCCTTAATGGCAGTAACCTTGCGGATATCCAGACGTACTGAAGCGTAGAACTTCAGGGCGTTACCACCTGTGGTAGTTTCGGGGTTACCGAACATTACACCAATCTTCTCACGCAACTGGTTGATGAAGATACAGGTAGTGTTAGTCTTCGAGATGGTTGAGGTGAGCTTGCGGAGTGCCTGGCTCATCAGACGGGCCTGCAGACCAACTGCAGAATCACCCATATCGCCCTCAATCTCCTTCTTAGGAGTCAGAGCGGCTACAGAGTCGATGACGATGATATCGATAGCACTCGAACGAATCAACTGGTCGGCAATCTCCAGAGCCTGCTCACCATTATCGGGCTGTGAGATATAGAGGTTCTCTACATCAACACCCAGGTGGGCTGCATAGAAACGGTCGAAAGCATGCTCGGCATCGATGAAAGCGGCAATACCACCATTCTTCTGGCACTCGGCAATAGCGTGGATGGCCAGTGTGGTTTTACCTGACGACTCGGGACCATATATCTCGATGATACGACCTTTGGGGTAGCCACCTACACCTAAGGCTGCATTCAAACCTATCGAACCTGTTGGGATAACTTCTACATTATCTATCTGCTCGTCTCCCATGCGCATAATCGAGCCCTTACCATAGTCTTTCTCAATCTTCGACATGGCGGCCTGAAGCGCTTTCAACTTCTCCTGCTGAGGCGACAAGGCCTCATCTTTTTCTTTTGCCATAGTTAGTTATACTATTTGATGAGTTATTATTTATAATTGATTATAATTCCAAGTCGCCATCGTGGATCTCATGCCAAGGCAGACCCTGCTTGTTGAGCTGCTCCATGAATGGATCGGGATCGAACTCCTCTACGTTGTGAACGCCTGGGGTGTTCCAAAGACCCTTGCAGAACATCATGGCACCAATCATCGCTGGTACACCTGTGGTATAGCTAACACCCTGCATACCGGTCTCCTCGTAGGCGGCACGGTGGCTGCAGTTGTTGTATACATAATAGGTGTGCTCCTTGCCATCGTTGCCAATACCACGGATGCGGCAGCCGATAGAGGTTTGTCCCTCGTAGTTCTCGCCAAGATCCTGTGGGTTAGGCAGCACAGCCTTCAGGAACTGCAGAGGTACAATTTTTACCTTGGCAGTACCAGTACCATCGGCCAATGGTGCCTCGTATTCTACCTCGTCGATACGGCTCATGCCAATGTTCTGAATCACCTCGAGGTGCTTCAGATACTGCTGACCGAAGGTCATCCAGAAACGTGCACGCTTGATGGTGGGGTAGTTGATAACCAGACTCTCGATTTCCTCGTGGTGCAGCAGGTAGCTGTCGCGAGGACCGATCTCTGGATAGGTAAGATCCTTGTGAATCTCCAGAGGCTCAGTCTCAACCCACTTGCCATCTTCCCAGTACAGTCCCTTCTGGGTAATCTCGCGGATATTGATCTCTGGGTTGAAGTTGGTAGCGAAAGCCTTGTGGTGGTCGCCAGCGTTACAGTCAACAATATCCAGATACTGAATCTCCTTGAAGTGATGCTTGGCAGCATAAGCGGTGTAGATTGAAGTAACACCTGGGTCGAAACCGCAGCCCAAGATAGCTGTCAGTCCTGCCTTCTCAAAGCGCTCGCGATAAGCCCACTGCCATGAGTACTCAAAGTGAGCCTCGTCCTTTGGCTCGTAGTTGGCTGTATCGAGATAGTTGCAACCGCAAGCCAAGCAAGCATCCATAATAGTCAGGTCCTGATAGGGCAGGGCCAGGTTGATAACCAGCTCGGGCTTGAAATCGTTGAACAGCACCTTGAGCTGCTCTACATCATCTGCATCAACCTGAGCGGTCTTAATATCCATTTTATATCCAGCCTTGTGGATATCCTCCACAATTTTATCACACTTAGCCTTACGGCGACTAGCAATCATAAACTCTGTAAACACGTCAGCGTTCTGAGCAATCTTAAACGCTGCAACGGTAGCCACGCCACCAGCGCCAATCATTAATACTTTTGCCATAGTCCTATAATTTTTAATGTTTAATTTCTTAATGTTTAATGTTTAATTTTTAATCTTTAATCTTTAATCTCGTCGGCTTTGATACCGAGTGCTGCCATCAGCGAGTAGCCTAAGATTTCCTGACGATAGTTGCCGCCTGTTTGTGGCTGCATGCTGAACACGGTGATGCGCTTGTCATCATCGTCGGCATGGCGCAACGTCTCGCGTACCTTATTATATATAGAGGCATCTTCGGCATTAGGAATCACCATCAGGCGCTTAATGTTCTTCTGGGCGCAAACCAGTTCGAGTACCTCGCAAAAGAAATCGCCAGTCTTGGCAAACTCTTCGGGCTGGTAGGCATTGATGGTAAACTCGCCCAGATGATCCTTGAATGCCTTTTCGCTCAAGTCGTTAGCATAGTTTCCTGGTACGAAGTTTTTCATCTGCTGCTGGTCCTTCTGGTGAATCAGGATTACCTGTATATCGTTCTCACCCTCTCTCACGCCGCCATCGAGTGCCACGCAGTCAAGCCACTTGGCGATATCTGCCTGTGGAATGCGTCTTCCAATCATGCGCTCGAAGTTAACAATGAGATTAAATGCCACAGTGTCAACGTAGTCTGCATCTACCAGTACCACGTTGTCACTCCACTTTACTTCATTATTCAGTTCGTTGTTCATATGGAGTGCAAATATACAAACTTTTTCGCTAAGCAACAAACTTTTCGGGTTTTATTTGGTATTCTTCTCACTTATTATTACCTCTGAGCTTCGCTCTAAGGTACTTCCGTTCGAGAAAACTCAAATAATATTTGGTTTTCTTCTCACTTATTCGTACCTTTGCAGCCAAATTCAAAACAATAATTAAAAAGTATTCTAAACAAAAATGTCAACATTAACAATTTTGATTGTCGTTGTGTTCTGTATAGGCTATCTTTGTATAGCTCTTGAGAGCCTGACAAAAGTAAATAAAGCGGCTATTGCGCTGCTGATGTGTGTGCTGTGCTGGACACTGCTTATGCTCGATCCAATGTCGTATTATCCCAGCTTACTGGGCAGTGATGTGATGCACCACATATCCGAAGTTATCGAACATCATTTGGGCGATGCCGCAGGTACCTTGTTCTTCCTGATGGGTGCCATGACCATCGTAGAGATTGTAGACTCAAACGGTGGTTTTAACTTTGTTCGCGATGCCATAAAGACACGCTCTAAGCGTAAGCTGATGTGGCGAATGGCCTTTATGACCTTCTTCCTTTCAGCTATTCTTGATAACCTAACAACATCTATCGTGATGATTATGGTGCTGCGTAAGTTGGTTCAGAGTCGTAACGACCGATTGATCTATGCAGCTCTGGTTGTTATCTCGGCTAACTCGGGAGGCGCATTCTCGCCTATTGGCGATGTAACCACCATCATGCTTTGGATTAAGGGCGTTATTACTACTCAGGGTGTGCTGACCGAAATCTTTATCCCATCGCTGATTTCTATGCTGGTACCTGCCTTTATCCTGCAGTATCAGTTGGAAGGCAAGTTTGATAAGGAGCAGAATCTGCCAAAGGCCGATGTCAGTACCTTTACCAAGTCGCAGCGCGACATCATCTTCTGGCTGGGTGTAGGCGGTCTGTGCTTTGTGCCCATCTTCAAGACGATTACTCATCTGCCTCCATTCATGGGCATCCTGCTTGTTCTGGGTCTGCTTTGGACAGTTACAGAGATCTTCCACTACAGTGCTTCGGATGATGACACCATGGCCAAGCGTGTAAGCGATCTGCTGTCGCGTATCGACCTGTCTACCATTATGTTCTTCCTGGGAATCCTGATGGCTGTAGCCGTACTGCAGGAGGTTGGCGTACTCACCATGCTGGGTGGCGTACTTGATACCACTTTCGAGGGTAATCACTTCCTGGTAACAGGTATTATCGGTGTGCTCTCGTCGATTGTTGATAATGTGCCTCTGGTAGCCGGATGTATGGGTATGTATCCTGTGGCTGCTACTGGCGATATGGCTATCGATGGTATCTTCTGGCAGTTGCTGGCCTACTGTGCTGGTGTGGGCGGTTCAATGCTTATCATCGGATCGGCTGCTGGCGTGGTTGTGATGGGCCTCGAGAAGATTACCTTTGGCTGGTATATGAAGAAGATTACCTGGGTGGCTTTTGTGGGCTATCTGGCAGGTATTCTTACTTACTGGGTTGAAAGAGCATTGTTCTTCTAAATAATAAGCCCTCGCTAAATGGCGAGGGCTTTTTTTTATTTCCTTGGTATCCACATCCAGAAGGTAGAACCATGACCTTCACCTTCTGATTCAACACCAATCTTTCCTTCGCATCGTTCGGCAATAGCTTTACAGATACTCAATCCTAAACCTGTACCCTGTACAAAGTCGTTGAGCTTTACAAAACGCTCAAACACAGCAGCCTGCTTATCCTTGGGGATACCAGCACCTGTATCTTCGCAGTAGAAGTAGATGCCGCCATCCTGCTCGCGATAGCCCACCTTGATGTGTCCTTCGTGGGTGTACTTGATGGCGTTGGTGGTAAAGTTGGTAAGTACCTGTTGTATGCGGCCCTTATCAAGCGTAGCAGGGAAGGTTTCGTATGGATTATCCTTGATGAACAGCACGCCAGCCTCATCTACACGTTGTGCCAAGGTCTGACAGATGTCGTCGAATACCTTGGCAAAGTCAACCTGCTCGGGCTGGATGGCCAGTGCCTGACCAACATTCGAGGCTTCGAGGATATCGTTGATGAGTCGCATCAGCATGTCGCAGTTGTTACGGATAATGCGGATAAACTCCATACGCTCGCTATGTTCCTCAACCACTGGCAACAGATCGCTGAATCCCACAATGGCATTCAGAGGGGTACGTATCTCGTGTGTCATATTGGCCAGGAAGGCGGCCTTCATCTTACCAGATTCTTCGGCACGCTGCGTCTCGTCCTTTAGTTTCTGTTGGGCCTCCATCAGAGTGTTGATGTTACGGGCCACACCAAAGTACTTACAAACATTCCCGGAGCTATCGAAGCTTGGGATGCCGCTGATGGCATACCATACGGGTTTGGGTTCGCTTGGTGTGTGGTTGAAGTGAATGGTCGTATTATATGGTTTGCCTTGGCGCATAGTTTCATATACCTCGCGGATACCGGATTCGCGATATTCTTCGGTAGCACCAGCAAAGAATTCCTCGATGGTTTCGGTGTAGTCGGATTTTCGGCCGCTTCGACTAAAGTGGATGATGCCCTCGTTGGTATAGAAGCTCCATACGAACATGTTACTGTTCATCAGCAGGTAACCTAACTGTTCCTCATAGGTCTTGATATTCTCGGTGGCTTTACGAATCTCGGTATCGTGCCTATGCTGTTCCAGATATAGGTGTCGTTCGGCAGTCATATCGCGGGCCGTTACCACGTAGAACTGCATCTCGCCATTCTCATCGAATGTTGGGCGCACCTTAATCTCGATATACTTGTAGATGCCTATCTCGGGATAGAACATGCGCTGACAAACGTGGAAGTTCTCTTTTTCGCCTTTGTGGTACTGGCCTTTTACCAGGGGAACTTCGAACAGGTTCATCTGGCGGAAGAACTCCTCGCCATCCTTGTCAAACTCGCAGAGGTCGGCCATGCGACGGTTCACGTCAATCAGTTTACCATCCTTGTCATAGAACGACATGGCTATCAAGCCATATTCGAACATGTTCTGGTATTTGCTGGCTATCTCTTCGTTCATGCGCTCCTCTTGTACCTCGTTGGTGTAATCCCTGAACGAGGTAATGATGTAACGTGGCTTGTCTTCGTCGTATTCTACTACGGCGTGTCCCTCAATCCAATGCCAGTCGGGCTTTTCTATCGTTCCTCTGTTATAACGACGCTTCAGATAGCCCAGATCCTTATGACCTTGACTCATTAAGCGCATGGCTTCGCTGAATTTACCCTTATCTTCTTCGGGGAGGCGTTCCATAAACACGGCGTGACTCATACCTTCTTCGGGTAG is a genomic window of Xylanibacter ruminicola 23 containing:
- the recA gene encoding recombinase RecA is translated as MAKEKDEALSPQQEKLKALQAAMSKIEKDYGKGSIMRMGDEQIDNVEVIPTGSIGLNAALGVGGYPKGRIIEIYGPESSGKTTLAIHAIAECQKNGGIAAFIDAEHAFDRFYAAHLGVDVENLYISQPDNGEQALEIADQLIRSSAIDIIVIDSVAALTPKKEIEGDMGDSAVGLQARLMSQALRKLTSTISKTNTTCIFINQLREKIGVMFGNPETTTGGNALKFYASVRLDIRKVTAIKDGDNIIGNQVRVKVIKNKVAPPFRKAEFEITFGEGISKIGEIVDLGVEYEIIKKSGSWFSYGDSKLAQGRDAVKALLKDNPELCEELEAKIMEAIADKK
- a CDS encoding saccharopine dehydrogenase family protein; the protein is MAKVLMIGAGGVATVAAFKIAQNADVFTEFMIASRRKAKCDKIVEDIHKAGYKMDIKTAQVDADDVEQLKVLFNDFKPELVINLALPYQDLTIMDACLACGCNYLDTANYEPKDEAHFEYSWQWAYRERFEKAGLTAILGCGFDPGVTSIYTAYAAKHHFKEIQYLDIVDCNAGDHHKAFATNFNPEINIREITQKGLYWEDGKWVETEPLEIHKDLTYPEIGPRDSYLLHHEEIESLVINYPTIKRARFWMTFGQQYLKHLEVIQNIGMSRIDEVEYEAPLADGTGTAKVKIVPLQFLKAVLPNPQDLGENYEGQTSIGCRIRGIGNDGKEHTYYVYNNCSHRAAYEETGMQGVSYTTGVPAMIGAMMFCKGLWNTPGVHNVEEFDPDPFMEQLNKQGLPWHEIHDGDLEL
- a CDS encoding DUF6621 family protein, with the translated sequence MNNELNNEVKWSDNVVLVDADYVDTVAFNLIVNFERMIGRRIPQADIAKWLDCVALDGGVREGENDIQVILIHQKDQQQMKNFVPGNYANDLSEKAFKDHLGEFTINAYQPEEFAKTGDFFCEVLELVCAQKNIKRLMVIPNAEDASIYNKVRETLRHADDDDKRITVFSMQPQTGGNYRQEILGYSLMAALGIKADEIKD
- the nhaD gene encoding sodium:proton antiporter NhaD produces the protein MSTLTILIVVVFCIGYLCIALESLTKVNKAAIALLMCVLCWTLLMLDPMSYYPSLLGSDVMHHISEVIEHHLGDAAGTLFFLMGAMTIVEIVDSNGGFNFVRDAIKTRSKRKLMWRMAFMTFFLSAILDNLTTSIVMIMVLRKLVQSRNDRLIYAALVVISANSGGAFSPIGDVTTIMLWIKGVITTQGVLTEIFIPSLISMLVPAFILQYQLEGKFDKEQNLPKADVSTFTKSQRDIIFWLGVGGLCFVPIFKTITHLPPFMGILLVLGLLWTVTEIFHYSASDDDTMAKRVSDLLSRIDLSTIMFFLGILMAVAVLQEVGVLTMLGGVLDTTFEGNHFLVTGIIGVLSSIVDNVPLVAGCMGMYPVAATGDMAIDGIFWQLLAYCAGVGGSMLIIGSAAGVVVMGLEKITFGWYMKKITWVAFVGYLAGILTYWVERALFF
- a CDS encoding ATP-binding protein, with the protein product MTKKIFILAITSLLALCHVQQAAAKYIREYTTDKPLIIVSDWEFPPYEFRNDMGEPDGYNVEVLNLILDKLGIPHKFIMKEWYQCTETFDRHEADLIHCLKFKYDRPPFEYTQNMITYYNVRAVRLKGTRPLRRISQLTKNDTLTVKKNDYVDLKVAEQKSKPFRVEYHSPREALMGIRSGKYKYYMWGEQPLMMKVKELNIDGIEFDETDIPAGELRIIGYDKDLIHAIDDTFARMEQSGDIERIYDRWFHPENVHNDASPMALILLVGIIAAAIIFLLFSQVMRTRVRKAVEKSVDLNEMMQKALSSGKYYVIEFDIQTQWLKNRYGDMLPEEGMSHAVFMERLPEEDKGKFSEAMRLMSQGHKDLGYLKRRYNRGTIEKPDWHWIEGHAVVEYDEDKPRYIITSFRDYTNEVQEERMNEEIASKYQNMFEYGLIAMSFYDKDGKLIDVNRRMADLCEFDKDGEEFFRQMNLFEVPLVKGQYHKGEKENFHVCQRMFYPEIGIYKYIEIKVRPTFDENGEMQFYVVTARDMTAERHLYLEQHRHDTEIRKATENIKTYEEQLGYLLMNSNMFVWSFYTNEGIIHFSRSGRKSDYTETIEEFFAGATEEYRESGIREVYETMRQGKPYNTTIHFNHTPSEPKPVWYAISGIPSFDSSGNVCKYFGVARNINTLMEAQQKLKDETQRAEESGKMKAAFLANMTHEIRTPLNAIVGFSDLLPVVEEHSERMEFIRIIRNNCDMLMRLINDILEASNVGQALAIQPEQVDFAKVFDDICQTLAQRVDEAGVLFIKDNPYETFPATLDKGRIQQVLTNFTTNAIKYTHEGHIKVGYREQDGGIYFYCEDTGAGIPKDKQAAVFERFVKLNDFVQGTGLGLSICKAIAERCEGKIGVESEGEGHGSTFWMWIPRK